A genomic region of Ewingella sp. CoE-038-23 contains the following coding sequences:
- a CDS encoding GlxA family transcriptional regulator, which produces MVKQVIILAVPGVQLLDVSGPLDVFAEANAQLGRELYKLRVMALDDQPIVSSSGARLLPDLKLSDEPTQPIDTFLLAGAPVLDTFVSDASVLASIRRLALQSSRYGSVCSGALLLAASGLLDNRRITTHWAVAEQLARDYPQVQVDADAIFLCDGPLRTAAGVTSGLDLALNMVEEDVGREVAMQVAAQLVMFFKRPGGQLQFSRHGKASVSGRSALQDVQRWVLSSLAAQHNVQTMAQHMGVSVRHLTRLFNQEIGQTPAEWLEQQRISQARTLLENDELAIKQIADECGFSSVDILRRAFLRQLKVTPSQYKRFYANGEVKA; this is translated from the coding sequence ATGGTAAAACAGGTGATTATTTTGGCGGTGCCGGGGGTGCAGCTGCTCGACGTCTCAGGGCCACTCGACGTCTTTGCCGAAGCCAATGCCCAACTGGGCCGCGAGCTGTATAAGCTTCGCGTGATGGCGCTGGATGACCAGCCGATCGTCTCCTCTTCCGGCGCGCGGCTGTTGCCAGACTTAAAGCTTTCTGATGAGCCAACCCAGCCTATCGATACCTTTTTACTGGCCGGGGCGCCAGTGCTCGACACCTTTGTCTCCGATGCCTCGGTGCTTGCTTCCATTCGTCGCCTAGCCTTGCAAAGCAGCCGTTATGGCTCAGTGTGCAGCGGCGCGCTGCTGTTAGCCGCCAGCGGCTTGCTGGATAACCGGCGCATCACCACTCATTGGGCGGTAGCCGAACAGCTGGCGCGGGACTACCCGCAGGTGCAAGTTGACGCCGATGCCATCTTCCTCTGCGACGGCCCGCTGCGCACGGCGGCGGGCGTGACCTCCGGCCTAGACTTAGCGTTGAATATGGTGGAGGAAGACGTCGGGCGGGAGGTTGCCATGCAGGTGGCTGCCCAACTGGTGATGTTCTTCAAACGTCCCGGCGGCCAGTTGCAGTTTAGCCGTCACGGCAAAGCCTCGGTCAGCGGCCGTTCTGCGTTACAGGATGTGCAGCGCTGGGTGCTGAGCTCTCTGGCGGCGCAGCACAATGTGCAGACCATGGCGCAGCATATGGGGGTTAGCGTCAGGCACCTGACTCGGCTATTCAATCAGGAAATTGGCCAGACTCCGGCAGAATGGCTGGAGCAACAGCGCATTTCCCAAGCCAGAACCTTGTTGGAAAACGACGAGCTGGCGATTAAGCAAATCGCCGATGAGTGTGGCTTTTCCAGCGTTGATATTTTGCGTCGGGCATTTCTGCGCCAGCTTAAAGTGACACCGTCACAGTATAAGAGGTTTTATGCTAATGGCGAGGTGAAAGCTTAA
- a CDS encoding HD domain-containing protein produces MSLNINGIRIPDSKMAREATELVRDTESSLLFNHSSRVYYWAALAGQQRNLTVDQELLYIGCMFHDMGLTHEHCSCDKRFEVDGANTARDFMQQYGVSAQDIDKVWTAIALHTTPGIPEFMDPVIALVTAGVEMDVLGINYGGYEDKVREDVVAAFPRTAQFKEDIIQAFYDGIKHKPDTTFGNVKADVIADKEPDFMKGNFCQVIRASRWKA; encoded by the coding sequence ATGAGTCTAAACATTAACGGTATTCGCATTCCCGACAGCAAGATGGCCCGCGAGGCGACAGAACTGGTGCGCGACACCGAGTCATCATTGCTGTTTAACCACTCCAGCCGCGTGTACTACTGGGCAGCATTAGCCGGGCAACAGCGCAATCTGACCGTCGACCAGGAGCTGCTGTATATCGGCTGTATGTTCCACGACATGGGTCTGACCCACGAGCACTGTAGCTGCGATAAACGCTTCGAAGTGGATGGCGCCAACACCGCCCGTGACTTTATGCAGCAGTACGGCGTTTCAGCTCAGGATATCGACAAGGTGTGGACCGCCATCGCGCTGCACACCACGCCGGGCATCCCGGAGTTTATGGACCCAGTGATTGCGCTGGTCACCGCCGGGGTAGAGATGGACGTGCTCGGCATTAACTACGGCGGCTATGAGGATAAAGTTCGCGAAGACGTGGTGGCGGCTTTCCCACGCACCGCGCAATTTAAAGAAGACATTATTCAGGCATTTTACGACGGCATTAAACACAAGCCGGATACCACTTTCGGTAACGTGAAAGCCGACGTCATTGCTGATAAAGAGCCAGATTTTATGAAAGGTAATTTCTGCCAGGTTATCCGCGCTTCACGTTGGAAGGCGTAA
- a CDS encoding nitrilase family protein, producing the protein MTGSNLIKSAVVQFQHQAGDKKYNLMVIEKYIEQAALQGIQILAFPEMCITGYWHVPKLSADEVRQLAEPLSDSPSLALIRSLAMRHNMLIGVGLIELADDGRLFNAYAACMPDGSFHTHRKLHAFEHQAISSGDAYTVFDTPWGVKVGILICWDNNLVENVRATTLLGADILLAPHQTGGTNSRSPHGMKPIPLDLWQQRHEKKEEITAAFLGPNGREWLMRWLPSRAHDNGLFILFSNGVGADDDEVRTGNAMILDPYGRIINETWAAADTMVTAELDLTLIPLSTGRRWIYGRRPALYQILSEPQGYERDAISARFSAEETAVASHNIKQD; encoded by the coding sequence ATGACTGGTAGCAATCTGATTAAAAGCGCCGTGGTGCAGTTTCAGCACCAGGCGGGCGACAAGAAATACAATTTGATGGTGATTGAAAAGTACATAGAACAAGCCGCGCTGCAGGGCATCCAGATCCTCGCCTTCCCGGAGATGTGCATTACCGGCTATTGGCACGTGCCGAAACTCAGCGCGGATGAGGTGCGGCAGCTGGCTGAGCCGCTGTCAGACAGCCCTTCTCTGGCGCTAATTCGCTCGCTGGCTATGCGCCACAATATGCTGATTGGCGTGGGGTTAATCGAGCTGGCCGACGACGGGCGTCTGTTCAATGCTTATGCGGCCTGCATGCCGGACGGCAGCTTCCACACTCATCGTAAACTTCACGCCTTCGAGCATCAGGCCATTAGCAGCGGCGATGCTTATACCGTGTTTGATACCCCTTGGGGCGTTAAGGTCGGCATTTTGATCTGCTGGGATAACAATCTGGTGGAAAACGTCCGGGCGACTACCCTGTTGGGCGCTGACATTCTGCTTGCGCCGCACCAAACGGGAGGAACGAACTCCCGCAGCCCGCACGGTATGAAGCCGATTCCACTGGATTTATGGCAACAGCGGCATGAAAAGAAAGAGGAAATTACCGCCGCCTTCCTAGGCCCGAATGGCCGTGAATGGCTGATGCGCTGGTTGCCTTCACGGGCGCACGACAATGGATTGTTTATTCTGTTTAGCAATGGCGTGGGGGCTGATGACGATGAGGTGCGAACGGGCAACGCGATGATCCTCGACCCCTATGGGCGGATCATCAATGAAACTTGGGCGGCGGCGGATACCATGGTTACAGCCGAGCTGGATCTGACGCTTATCCCTCTGAGTACCGGGCGGCGTTGGATTTACGGCCGTCGCCCAGCGTTGTATCAGATTCTGTCTGAGCCGCAGGGCTACGAGCGTGACGCCATCAGCGCGCGTTTCTCCGCAGAAGAAACCGCCGTGGCCAGCCACAATATCAAACAGGATTAA
- a CDS encoding LysR family transcriptional regulator translates to MNIKLLKAFAMLAEKGNYAEAASALSMTQPALTKQINLLEAELNVRLFSRGRQGTQLTPGGAQLLPEAQKVLKQSALFMQHAGLVAQGMEGKIAIGFGLSSFVYAPQSVAKFGKCFPAINITLQDLPSSQQIQMLQQGELQIGFVRVPPPSPLAYLPLFEDRLVLITPESHFLSVEEWLAKHPLLRLQSGRGQGLNRQIDLFMHEQHYQARSEQYAADIHTLLAMVLAGLGVALLPQSIVHIAPSDLNIVPLKGRSLSWQTGIAWDPRIEDRARDKFIEMVRQEDPAAGK, encoded by the coding sequence ATGAATATCAAGCTGCTGAAAGCCTTTGCGATGCTGGCGGAGAAGGGCAATTACGCCGAAGCAGCCTCAGCGCTGTCGATGACCCAACCGGCGCTGACCAAGCAGATCAATCTGCTCGAGGCGGAGCTTAACGTGCGGCTGTTTAGCCGTGGCAGGCAAGGGACGCAGCTTACGCCCGGCGGCGCGCAACTGCTGCCCGAAGCGCAGAAAGTCTTGAAGCAGTCCGCCCTGTTTATGCAGCACGCCGGGCTGGTGGCTCAGGGAATGGAGGGCAAAATCGCCATAGGATTTGGCTTATCGAGCTTTGTCTATGCACCGCAAAGCGTGGCTAAGTTTGGCAAATGTTTTCCGGCCATCAATATCACTTTGCAGGATCTGCCTTCAAGCCAGCAGATACAGATGTTGCAGCAGGGCGAATTGCAGATTGGTTTCGTGCGCGTTCCGCCACCCAGCCCGCTGGCGTATTTGCCGCTGTTTGAGGACCGTCTGGTGCTGATCACCCCGGAGAGCCATTTCCTGTCAGTAGAAGAGTGGCTGGCAAAACATCCGCTGCTGCGGTTGCAGTCCGGGCGCGGGCAGGGGCTGAATCGGCAGATTGATCTGTTTATGCATGAGCAGCATTATCAGGCGAGGAGTGAACAATATGCTGCTGATATTCATACGCTTTTGGCTATGGTGCTCGCCGGGCTGGGCGTGGCTTTGCTGCCACAAAGCATTGTGCATATTGCGCCGTCGGACCTGAATATAGTGCCACTCAAAGGGCGCAGCTTAAGCTGGCAGACGGGGATTGCCTGGGACCCAAGAATAGAGGATAGGGCGCGGGATAAATTCATTGAAATGGTGCGGCAGGAGGACCCCGCCGCAGGCAAATAG
- the yqfB gene encoding N(4)-acetylcytidine aminohydrolase — MKNITFFSRFETDILAERKTITLREASDAQFSAGDKVRVSRYEDGVFFCNIEVIAVTPVLFSELNQRHADQENMTLEQLKQVISEIYPGLNELFMIEFRLLK; from the coding sequence ATGAAAAACATCACTTTCTTCTCGCGATTCGAAACCGACATTCTGGCCGAGCGCAAAACCATTACCCTGCGCGAAGCCAGCGACGCCCAGTTCTCAGCGGGTGATAAAGTCCGGGTTTCGCGCTACGAAGATGGGGTGTTTTTCTGCAACATTGAAGTGATTGCGGTGACGCCGGTGCTGTTTTCAGAGTTAAACCAGCGCCACGCGGATCAGGAAAACATGACTTTAGAGCAGCTCAAACAGGTGATTTCAGAGATTTATCCGGGGCTAAATGAGCTGTTTATGATTGAGTTCCGCCTGCTTAAATAA
- a CDS encoding oxidoreductase, which yields MSDTKNILITGVSSGFGRALAQEALSDGHRVIGTVRNARAAEEFTALHPTHATARILDVTDFAYIDETIVEIEDNVGPIDVLVNNAGYGHEGVFEESPLEEMRRQFDVNVFGAVAVTKAVVPFMRQRRRGHILNITSMGGFITMPGIAYYCGSKFALEGISEVLSKELAPFNIFVTAVEPGSFRTDWAGRSMVRSPRSLTDYNALFDPIRQAREAKSGKQLGDPQKAARAMLTLIASENPPAHLLLGSDALQLVRQKLASWSEEIDQWESLTCSTDSQ from the coding sequence ATGTCTGATACTAAAAACATTTTGATCACCGGCGTAAGCAGTGGCTTTGGTCGCGCTCTGGCGCAAGAGGCGCTGTCTGACGGCCATCGCGTGATAGGCACCGTGCGCAACGCCAGGGCGGCTGAAGAATTTACCGCGCTGCACCCGACTCACGCCACTGCGCGCATTTTAGATGTCACCGACTTTGCCTATATTGACGAAACCATTGTTGAAATTGAAGACAACGTCGGGCCAATTGACGTGCTGGTGAATAATGCGGGCTACGGCCATGAAGGCGTGTTCGAAGAGTCGCCGTTGGAAGAGATGCGCCGCCAGTTTGACGTCAACGTGTTCGGCGCGGTGGCCGTCACCAAGGCCGTGGTGCCCTTTATGCGCCAACGCCGCCGGGGCCATATTTTGAATATCACCTCCATGGGCGGCTTCATCACCATGCCGGGGATTGCCTACTACTGCGGCAGCAAGTTTGCTTTAGAAGGGATTTCTGAAGTTTTGAGCAAAGAGCTGGCCCCTTTCAACATCTTCGTCACCGCTGTCGAGCCAGGCTCGTTCCGTACTGACTGGGCCGGTCGCTCGATGGTTCGCAGCCCGCGCTCGCTCACTGATTACAACGCCCTGTTTGACCCGATTCGTCAGGCGCGCGAAGCCAAAAGTGGCAAGCAGCTTGGCGATCCGCAGAAGGCCGCTCGCGCCATGTTGACGCTGATTGCCAGTGAAAATCCACCAGCCCACCTGCTGTTAGGCAGCGATGCCCTGCAACTGGTTCGACAAAAACTGGCCAGCTGGAGTGAGGAAATTGATCAATGGGAAAGCCTGACTTGCTCAACTGACAGCCAATAG
- a CDS encoding AraC family transcriptional regulator, which yields MNGVNVGQVGAVQQEMVKLLEKLAPVEGYNLSRVPDVRFLRSNRPLKRMPVLYDPGIVIVCQGTKRGYFGDRVYVYDAQHFLAVALPVPFTMETDASAEQPLLAIYMHLDFSVAAELIMKIDPNSAQESPRPQSMVSTPMGDAMQHSVLRFLQVMSEPRDAEILGPALVREIYYRVLTSEQGAGIRTALQLQGQFGRIYNVIRHIHSAYSENLDINQLAQMANMSPATFHSHFKLITETSPMQYLKSLRLHQARLLMVRKEITALTASLQVGYESASQFSREFKRLFGRTPVEEVKRMKENFAVPPEHQATEFISSH from the coding sequence ATGAACGGCGTAAACGTTGGGCAGGTTGGGGCAGTGCAGCAGGAGATGGTGAAACTGCTGGAAAAGCTGGCGCCGGTTGAAGGCTATAACCTGTCGCGGGTGCCGGATGTGCGGTTTTTGCGCTCCAATCGGCCATTAAAACGCATGCCGGTGCTATATGACCCGGGCATTGTGATTGTCTGTCAGGGGACAAAACGCGGCTATTTTGGTGACCGGGTGTACGTTTATGACGCACAGCATTTTCTCGCCGTGGCGCTGCCGGTGCCTTTCACCATGGAAACCGACGCCAGCGCTGAACAGCCGCTGTTAGCCATTTATATGCATCTCGATTTTTCTGTCGCCGCTGAACTGATCATGAAGATTGACCCAAACTCTGCTCAAGAGTCACCAAGGCCGCAAAGCATGGTTTCGACACCCATGGGCGATGCCATGCAGCACTCCGTTTTGCGTTTTCTTCAGGTGATGAGTGAACCACGGGATGCCGAAATCCTAGGCCCGGCGCTGGTTCGCGAGATCTACTACCGCGTATTAACCAGCGAGCAGGGCGCGGGGATCCGCACCGCGTTACAGCTGCAAGGCCAGTTTGGCCGTATCTATAACGTGATTCGCCACATTCATAGCGCGTATAGCGAAAACTTAGATATCAATCAGTTAGCCCAAATGGCCAATATGAGTCCGGCGACTTTCCACAGCCACTTCAAGCTGATCACTGAGACATCGCCAATGCAATATCTGAAGTCTTTGCGGCTGCACCAAGCCAGACTGTTGATGGTCAGAAAGGAGATCACGGCGCTAACGGCGTCGCTGCAAGTCGGTTATGAAAGTGCTTCGCAGTTTAGCCGTGAATTCAAACGCTTATTTGGCCGCACGCCGGTCGAAGAAGTGAAACGTATGAAAGAGAACTTCGCCGTGCCGCCTGAGCATCAGGCCACCGAGTTTATTTCTTCCCACTGA
- a CDS encoding DUF4440 domain-containing protein, which produces MTNDADLMQHIIELETRLHQRNSRRDDQTLEHLLHSEFAEIGRSGQLYSRKDVVEALLAETHQSKVAAENFALGKISEGVVILTYQSFELTPDNVIVRRTLRSSIWQWSEPYGWQMRFHQGTVRKE; this is translated from the coding sequence ATGACAAATGACGCAGATTTAATGCAGCACATCATCGAGCTAGAAACGCGTTTGCATCAACGCAATTCACGCCGCGATGATCAAACACTCGAGCATTTGCTGCATAGTGAGTTTGCAGAGATTGGCCGTTCGGGGCAGCTGTACAGCAGGAAGGATGTTGTCGAGGCGTTATTGGCTGAAACCCATCAATCGAAGGTAGCAGCCGAAAACTTTGCGCTGGGCAAAATCAGCGAAGGCGTGGTCATTCTGACTTATCAAAGTTTCGAGTTAACGCCAGACAACGTGATAGTGCGGCGCACATTGCGCAGTTCAATTTGGCAATGGTCAGAGCCTTACGGCTGGCAGATGAGATTTCATCAAGGGACAGTAAGAAAGGAGTGA
- a CDS encoding autotransporter domain-containing protein, whose translation MKMQMKALSVCITLALGIPQSYAAGATCPKDISKLSKAEKSALPAECQKTGFTDQQLWITGGAIAGVAAVVGIAMAAGGGGGGNSEGGKPVPPSDGGDKPVPPSDGGDKPVPPSDGGDKPVPPSDGGDKPVPPSDGDDTPVPPSDGGDKPVPPSDGDDTPVPPSDGGDTPVPPSDGGDTPVPPSDGGDKPVPPSDGGDKPVPPVDPVAQTTTYPNGLSVTMIKGASTATLTLNGVSMEATKQSDGTWLITDPATGKTYVAQTLDRTTGEIKGYSIVDRKLWTLDGTTPIGIKKWTSNYNLLNPKGTSLALTDGQFLNYNASASEPLVIENAGTLTGFYSTRQESPVPKWGMSQIKVGENALFLNTGTMKFTRDTALPSNNAISQILITDKGTLFNAKGAEIKFGDLTQGDQYSSLLGGSIGMLDNSTMVNHGQINATGGIKNPSPNDIQKRYESVFTFGGNGTSNSIYWENAADGVITANHGYNVITDDTRWSWVDGSNGGYLSNAATQGGVTINAVNNGLIDFTVPLTSSYASSDPYHLFAAISLGMASKFRSKNSNISTFINNGTITVKGDDATALYGEGNTTLVNNGTINLGSKENSIADNGTGLTAFKAVGEKVTAYNQGTVNINANQSYVFDRNGTTTAHLVNTGTVNVRDGVTEWGLVRGENASVVDTTSVYRSTIKNYTVGTKANGTAGTMNVSHANLKDVSVDTTFTEGTDAKTKTFDNVFTGKDIQGTQNVKSTSAVWNARAQTDTNGNVDVTMTKRSYQDVVKDSAGLQNMASKLENNYTNNALYNSLNLKTSADVESAMRQLSGANATSAFKEARVLSQRFNMLADNAIVMPSGFGFNLVDKNDKRAELGNDTRYDMMALSQSFDLSASQKMQMQYGIARLDGNGVNGKQKAGDNGITGGYSQFFGLNHSVDMGRGLTLTNALRYDVHQLESNRSIRYSGANQTAKSDNSQQYMEWRSGFSKGFDVAEGLSLTPSAGLKLRHTANNGYSERGAGDFNLTMDDSNETAVDALVGLKLKFVTSNGWSVNALAEGGPNVSYNQSAQTASLQGAGNSRFMVDNDQKGGGINGVVSTGVSYGGEAGRLAFDAYQWKEDSVSDKGILMNYQYNF comes from the coding sequence ATGAAAATGCAAATGAAAGCATTGTCCGTGTGTATTACTCTCGCCTTAGGTATTCCCCAAAGTTATGCCGCCGGGGCCACATGTCCTAAAGACATCTCAAAACTCAGCAAAGCTGAAAAAAGTGCGCTGCCAGCAGAGTGTCAGAAAACCGGTTTCACCGATCAGCAACTATGGATCACTGGAGGTGCGATTGCCGGTGTTGCAGCAGTAGTAGGTATTGCAATGGCTGCGGGTGGCGGTGGCGGCGGTAATTCGGAGGGTGGTAAACCCGTTCCGCCAAGCGACGGCGGTGATAAACCCGTTCCGCCAAGCGACGGCGGTGATAAACCCGTTCCACCAAGCGACGGCGGTGATAAACCCGTTCCGCCAAGCGACGGCGGTGATAAACCCGTTCCGCCAAGCGATGGCGATGATACACCCGTTCCGCCAAGCGACGGCGGTGATAAACCCGTTCCGCCAAGCGATGGCGATGATACACCCGTTCCGCCAAGCGACGGCGGTGATACACCCGTTCCGCCAAGCGACGGCGGTGATACACCCGTTCCGCCAAGCGACGGCGGTGATAAACCCGTTCCGCCAAGCGATGGCGGTGATAAACCCGTTCCGCCAGTCGATCCGGTAGCGCAAACCACGACTTATCCGAACGGCTTATCCGTCACCATGATTAAAGGGGCCAGCACCGCCACGCTGACCTTAAATGGTGTATCGATGGAAGCCACCAAACAGTCCGACGGCACGTGGTTGATCACCGACCCGGCGACCGGGAAAACGTATGTTGCCCAGACGCTCGATCGGACCACCGGCGAGATAAAAGGCTACAGCATTGTTGATCGTAAATTATGGACGCTGGATGGCACTACGCCAATCGGTATTAAGAAGTGGACATCGAATTACAATCTGCTGAACCCTAAGGGTACATCGCTGGCGCTAACTGATGGACAATTTCTAAATTACAATGCGTCAGCCTCAGAACCTCTGGTTATTGAAAATGCGGGCACGCTGACGGGTTTCTACAGTACTCGGCAAGAATCCCCGGTTCCGAAATGGGGTATGTCGCAAATAAAGGTTGGAGAAAATGCTCTATTCTTAAATACGGGCACGATGAAATTCACAAGAGATACGGCATTACCTTCCAATAATGCGATTTCTCAAATTCTCATTACCGATAAAGGTACACTGTTCAATGCCAAAGGCGCTGAAATTAAATTTGGCGATCTGACTCAGGGTGACCAATATTCATCCCTTTTGGGCGGAAGTATAGGTATGCTTGATAATTCGACCATGGTGAATCACGGTCAGATTAATGCGACAGGCGGGATAAAAAATCCTTCTCCAAATGACATTCAGAAGAGATACGAAAGTGTCTTTACCTTTGGAGGAAACGGCACTTCCAATTCTATTTATTGGGAAAATGCCGCGGACGGCGTGATCACTGCCAACCACGGCTACAACGTTATTACAGATGATACGAGGTGGAGTTGGGTTGATGGTTCCAATGGTGGGTATTTGTCAAATGCAGCAACTCAAGGCGGGGTAACGATTAATGCGGTTAATAACGGGCTAATAGATTTTACAGTGCCATTGACTAGTAGTTATGCGTCATCAGATCCCTATCATCTATTTGCCGCGATTTCATTGGGTATGGCAAGTAAGTTTAGATCAAAAAATTCAAATATCAGCACATTCATTAATAACGGCACGATCACTGTCAAAGGGGATGATGCTACCGCATTATACGGTGAAGGAAACACCACCTTAGTCAATAACGGCACCATTAATTTAGGGTCAAAGGAGAATTCCATTGCTGATAACGGGACGGGATTAACCGCCTTTAAAGCCGTGGGGGAAAAGGTTACCGCCTATAATCAGGGCACGGTGAACATTAACGCCAACCAGTCTTACGTCTTTGACCGTAACGGCACCACGACGGCACACCTGGTCAATACCGGCACGGTGAACGTCCGCGATGGCGTAACCGAATGGGGCCTGGTGAGAGGGGAAAATGCCAGCGTTGTGGATACCACATCGGTGTACCGCAGCACGATCAAAAACTACACCGTGGGCACCAAGGCAAACGGCACTGCCGGTACCATGAACGTGTCTCATGCGAACCTAAAAGACGTTTCCGTGGATACCACATTCACCGAAGGAACGGATGCGAAAACCAAAACTTTCGATAACGTCTTCACCGGCAAGGACATTCAGGGCACGCAGAACGTTAAGTCAACCAGTGCAGTATGGAATGCCCGCGCGCAAACCGATACTAACGGTAACGTCGACGTGACCATGACCAAAAGAAGCTATCAGGACGTAGTGAAAGACAGCGCCGGGCTGCAAAACATGGCGAGCAAGCTGGAAAACAACTACACCAATAACGCCTTATACAACAGCCTCAATCTGAAAACGTCTGCTGACGTAGAAAGTGCGATGCGTCAGCTATCCGGCGCGAACGCCACTTCCGCGTTTAAAGAGGCCCGCGTGTTAAGCCAGCGTTTTAATATGCTGGCGGATAACGCAATTGTGATGCCTTCCGGATTCGGTTTCAATCTGGTGGACAAAAACGATAAGCGCGCGGAGCTGGGCAACGACACCCGCTACGATATGATGGCCTTAAGTCAGAGTTTTGACCTGAGCGCCAGCCAGAAAATGCAGATGCAGTACGGTATCGCGCGCCTGGACGGGAACGGCGTGAACGGCAAGCAGAAAGCGGGTGACAACGGGATCACCGGCGGGTACAGCCAGTTCTTCGGGCTGAATCACAGCGTGGATATGGGCCGCGGCCTGACGCTGACCAACGCCCTGCGTTATGATGTGCACCAGTTGGAAAGCAACCGCAGCATCCGTTACTCCGGCGCTAACCAGACGGCGAAATCAGACAATAGCCAGCAATATATGGAATGGCGCAGCGGTTTCAGCAAAGGTTTTGACGTTGCCGAAGGCCTGAGCCTGACGCCAAGTGCGGGCCTCAAACTGCGCCACACGGCGAACAACGGCTACAGCGAGCGCGGGGCGGGTGACTTCAACCTGACCATGGATGACAGTAACGAAACGGCGGTGGACGCGCTGGTTGGTTTGAAACTGAAATTCGTCACCTCTAACGGCTGGTCTGTCAATGCCTTAGCGGAAGGCGGACCGAACGTCAGTTACAATCAGTCCGCGCAGACTGCTTCGTTGCAGGGTGCCGGTAACTCGCGCTTTATGGTCGACAACGATCAGAAAGGTGGCGGTATTAACGGCGTGGTTTCCACGGGTGTTAGTTACGGCGGTGAGGCGGGTCGTCTGGCATTCGATGCCTACCAGTGGAAAGAAGACAGCGTGAGCGACAAAGGTATTCTGATGAATTACCAATACAATTTCTAA
- a CDS encoding SDR family NAD(P)-dependent oxidoreductase, with the protein MTTSIARSVALITGASTGIGAIYADRLARRGYDLILVARNQSRLEKVADIIKESTGAGVTAVAADLGQPEQLRQVEALLRREDSPISLLVNNAGFGSVFPLLNANVDEMEQMIDLNVTALTRLTYAAVPGFVARGNGAIINISSIVAISTNVLNDVYNASKAYVLNFTQSLHHQLADKGIKVQVVLPGATATEFWDVAGTHASNLPQDWVMSAEAMVDASLRGFDQGEVVTIPPLQDGDKWLAYDAARVELSGLFANKTPGPRYL; encoded by the coding sequence ATGACAACATCTATTGCTCGCTCTGTTGCTCTGATCACCGGCGCTTCTACTGGCATCGGCGCTATCTATGCAGACCGTTTAGCACGCCGTGGCTATGACCTAATTCTGGTGGCGCGTAACCAGTCTCGCTTAGAGAAAGTGGCTGATATTATTAAGGAAAGCACGGGCGCTGGCGTTACCGCGGTGGCCGCGGATCTCGGTCAGCCTGAGCAATTACGTCAGGTGGAAGCCCTGTTACGCCGTGAAGATAGCCCGATAAGTTTGCTGGTCAACAACGCGGGGTTTGGCTCAGTGTTCCCACTTTTGAATGCCAATGTCGATGAAATGGAACAGATGATCGACCTGAACGTTACCGCCCTGACCCGCCTGACCTACGCCGCCGTACCGGGATTTGTGGCACGCGGCAACGGCGCCATCATCAATATCTCATCCATCGTGGCGATCAGTACCAATGTGCTGAACGATGTCTATAACGCCAGCAAAGCTTATGTACTGAACTTCACTCAGTCGCTGCATCACCAGTTGGCGGATAAAGGCATTAAAGTTCAAGTGGTTCTGCCAGGTGCGACGGCCACCGAATTTTGGGACGTGGCCGGAACTCACGCCTCCAACTTGCCGCAGGACTGGGTAATGAGTGCCGAAGCGATGGTAGACGCGTCGTTGCGCGGTTTTGATCAGGGCGAAGTTGTCACCATCCCGCCGTTGCAGGACGGTGACAAATGGCTGGCTTATGATGCAGCGCGCGTTGAGCTTTCCGGGTTGTTTGCTAATAAAACCCCAGGCCCGCGCTATTTATAA